In Felis catus isolate Fca126 chromosome E1, F.catus_Fca126_mat1.0, whole genome shotgun sequence, the following proteins share a genomic window:
- the BIRC5 gene encoding baculoviral IAP repeat-containing protein 5 isoform X2, whose amino-acid sequence MGASSLPPAWQLYLKDHRISTFKNWPFLEGCACTPERMAEAGFIHCPTENEPDLAQCFFCFKELEGWEPDDDPIEEHKKHSSGCAFLSVKKQFEELTLSEFLKLDKERAKNKIAS is encoded by the exons ATGGGCGCTTCGTCGTTGCCCCCGGCCTGGCAGCTCTACCTCAAGGACCACCGCATCTCTACGTTCAAGAACTGGCCGTTCTTGGAGGGCTGCGCCTGCACCCCGGAGCGG ATGGCCGAGGCCGGCTTCATCCACTGTCCCACTGAGAACGAGCCCGATTTGGCTCAGTGTTTCTTCTGCTTCAAGGAGCTGGAAGGCTGGGAGCCAGACGATGACCCCAT AGAGGAACATAAGAAGCATTCATCTGGTTGTGCCTTTCTTTCTGTCAAGAAGCAGTTTGAAGAATTAACCCTCAGTGAATTTTTGAAACTGGACAAAGAGAGAGCCAAGAACAAAATT
- the BIRC5 gene encoding baculoviral IAP repeat-containing protein 5 isoform X1, translating into MGASSLPPAWQLYLKDHRISTFKNWPFLEGCACTPERMAEAGFIHCPTENEPDLAQCFFCFKELEGWEPDDDPIEEHKKHSSGCAFLSVKKQFEELTLSEFLKLDKERAKNKIEKADVQQCL; encoded by the exons ATGGGCGCTTCGTCGTTGCCCCCGGCCTGGCAGCTCTACCTCAAGGACCACCGCATCTCTACGTTCAAGAACTGGCCGTTCTTGGAGGGCTGCGCCTGCACCCCGGAGCGG ATGGCCGAGGCCGGCTTCATCCACTGTCCCACTGAGAACGAGCCCGATTTGGCTCAGTGTTTCTTCTGCTTCAAGGAGCTGGAAGGCTGGGAGCCAGACGATGACCCCAT AGAGGAACATAAGAAGCATTCATCTGGTTGTGCCTTTCTTTCTGTCAAGAAGCAGTTTGAAGAATTAACCCTCAGTGAATTTTTGAAACTGGACAAAGAGAGAGCCAAGAACAAAATT